From the genome of Lasioglossum baleicum chromosome 13, iyLasBale1, whole genome shotgun sequence, one region includes:
- the LOC143215034 gene encoding integrator complex assembly factor Brat1 produces the protein MASLTPSEKLSEVLELFLLPNYNIVSTTYLDLLLTHISESIKKPATDEHCVLFRDWVLKALDVWSLNGKPSQSISVFTLKLVGLISRNEIHFHYWQYQNVYNSLRDLFEFREDNIASSIKMAYTTMLLELIQHRSGRQWVIDSGVWKDVVKYAHWNHTMYVTRESQKFLCHLLLNEQQNISFCKDVILAIAAPLMTNNFESQVCHKLEDNYLEQNKLLCTTLDLLTHLIENTLFVNMENTIPELCQETINLDTRVKALFEACISTKFLLHVHKLLVLCLFIPLKRALREGQETIDAEISQNFCYDMCYISMMLLSKKYITEIVKTNKFLMTYWKKLQLLREFVLPHQYKFEHQCISIMIIPLAVCIRQTYITHDMFDMFINKMCDVTCTAVQRLAYNIRDTIYKNELPLPHICKVSIDIILEMMDIMDRDIAVITFQTLCHVLKNFVPHICNELNDTEANNMAHAQNGSKRTTLVSPLEGNPIVEHPTLLASLLDGLAVMTEKFKLKWRECVETICLLSLGQEILNHSGITPVISVKALKVCKLAIQNFMPPNLVLLVEGDSHMNEIGPTLFKRLHDVNWEVRDSVLEVLNTIAAISEDKYPAFQDFLLTNKFLQVGLDIAKTDGESYVRASALSFISTTVRIHKLWEKQLSQLNLLDHAIHLLSNESEAIVRKEAVILIKELYVNYKWPKDIVDSMTRSMSAAAVFDLHWEVKTCALHFWGQFIKSHMSDQGVLDGYFPKVTFSKEHRKIVSLNDIEIKRRLNKALDELAKQNCLGVLLVALEDDSDFEVCKTSAAIINKLKAFLLKYKLNEPLPELLPPKDCAILDSSYVKQEAIEVENTDSEKRFHNSTDVIEEIVDENDANLLASIYNNSMKMDENQEPQSTEVERTFQFISCVSRQSFLQTIFNSNIETIVEEKQRWLTTYTTSFESILDDILTMYKQGDVNSMDCY, from the exons ATGGCATCGTTAACGCCAAGCGAAAAGTTATCCGAAGTTTTGGAGTTGTTCCTGTTGCCTAACTATAATATTGTATCTACTACTTATCTTGATCTTCTGCTAACCCATATTTCTGAGTCCATAAAGAAAC CTGCCACAGATGAACATTGTGTATTGTTTCGAGATTGGGTTTTGAAAGCGCTAGATGTTTGGAGCTTGAATGGAAAGCCTTCTCAGTCTATAAGCGTGTTTACTTTGAAACTTGTGGGACTTATATCTCGTAATGAGATACATTTCCATTATTGGCAATACCAGAATGTATATAATAGTCTACGCGATCTTTTCGAATTTCGAGAAGACAACATAGCATCTTCTATAAAGATGGCTTACACTACAATGCTGCTAGAATTGATCCAACATCGAAGTGGCAGACAATGGGTTATAGATTCTG GGGTTTGGAAAGATGTTGTAAAGTATGCACATTGGAATCACACTATGTACGTCACACGcgaaagtcaaaagtttttgtGTCATCTGCTTCTAAATGAACAACAGAACATCAGCTTTTGCAAAGATGTTATCTTAGCGATTGCAGCACCGTTAATGACCAATAACTTTGAATCTCAAGTGTGTCACAAGTTGGAGGACAACTATTTAGAGCAGAATAAATTGTTGTGTACCACGTTGGATTTATTAACCCATCTTATTGAAAATACATTATTCGTGAACATGGAGAACACTATACCCGAACTATGTCAGGAGACTATTAATTTAGACACCAGAGTAAAAGCCCTGTTCGAAGCATGTATCAGCACAAAATTTTTGCTTCACGTGCATAAGCTGTTAGTTCTGTGTTTGTTCATTCCGTTGAAACGTGCTCTCAGAGAAGGACAGGAAACCATCGACGCTGAGATATCACAGAACTTTTGTTACGATATGTGTTACATATCTATGATGCTGCTATCCAAAAAGTATATAACAGAGATCGTAAAAACAAACAAGTTTTTAATGACATACTGGAAGAAACTTCAATTGTTACGCGAATTTGTTCTACCACACCAGTACAAGTTTGAACATCAGTGTATAAGCATAATG ATCATACCATTGGCTGTATGCATAAGGCAGACATATATAACTCACGATATGTTCGACATGTTCATAAATAAAATGTGCGATGTGACATGCACAGCAGTGCAAAGGCTAGCGTACAATATTAGAGAcactatatataaaaatgagCTACCTTTGCCACATATTTGTAAAGTATCTATCGACATAATACTAGAAATGATGGATATCATGGACAGA GATATCGCGGTAATTACGTTTCAAACATTGTGCCATGTGCTCAAGAACTTTGTACCACATATCTGCAATGAACTAAATGATACAGAGGCAAACAATATGGCACATGCACAAAATGGATCAAAGAGAACCACACTTGTGTCTCCTTTGGAAGGGAATCCAATAGTTGAACATCCTACGTTGTTAGCGTCGCTTCTCGACGGTTTGGCAGTGATGACGGAGAAATTTAAGTTGAAATGGCGAGAGTGCGTGGAAACTATATGTTTGTTGTCCCTTGGCCAAGAAATTTTAAACCACTCAGGTATTACACCCGTG ATCTCTGTGAAAGCTTTGAAAGTGTGCAAACTGGCAATTCAAAACTTTATGCCGCCTAATTTAGTACTACTCGTCGAAGGAGACAGCCACATGAACGAAATAGGACCAACTCTTTTTAAAAGATTAcacgatgttaattgggaagtaaGGGACAGCGTATTAGAAgttttaaacactattgctGCAATTTCGGAAGATA AATATCCTGCATTCCAAGACTTTTTATTAACGAATAAGTTCCTACAAGTGGGACTCGACATTGCTAAGACGGACGGCGAAAGTTACGTTCGAGCGTCTGCTTTATCGTTTATCTCGACCACCGTTAGGATACATAAACTATGGGAAAAACAGTTATCACAGCTGAATCTGCTG GACCATGCGATACACTTGCTCAGCAATGAGAGCGAAGCTATAGTTCGAAAGGAAGCTGTGATATTAATTAAGGAATTATATGTCAACTATAAATGGCC GAAAGATATCGTCGATTCTATGACACGATCAATGTCTGCAGCTGCTGTCTTCGATCTCCATTGGGAAGTGAAAACGTGCGCCCTTCATTTCTGGGGACAATTCATAAAGTCACACATGTCCGATCAAGGAGTGCTCGATGGTTATTTTCCAAAAGTAACATTCTCCaaagaacaccgaaaaattgtGTCGTTAAACGATATTGAAATAAAGCGAAGACTCAACAAAGCATTAGATGAATTAGCCAAGCAGAATTGCTTaggg GTTCTCCTGGTTGCTCTAGAAGATGACAGTGATTTCGAAGTATGCAAAACATCGGCagctataataaataaattgaaggcGTTCCTTTTAAAGTACAAACTTAACGAACCTTTACCAGAATTGCTTCCACCTAAAGACTGTGCTATATTAGATTCCTCTTATGTGAAACAAGAAGCAATCGAGGTTGAAAATACAGATTCTGAAAAGAGGTTTCATAATTCTACTGATGTAATTGAAGAAATAGTGGACGAGAACGACGCAAATCTTCTGGCGTCTATTTACAATAATTCGATGAAAATGGATGAAAATCAAGAACCGCAAAGCACGGAAGTGGAGAGAACATTTCAGTTTATTTCTTGCGTGTCTAGGCAATCTTTCCTTCAAACgatttttaattcaaacataGAAACTATCGTCGAAGAGAAACAAAGATGGTTGACTACGTACACTACCAGCTTCGAATCTATATTAGACGACATACTGACGATGTATAAACAAGGAGATGTGAATTCTATGGATTGTTATTAA
- the Stv gene encoding BAG domain-containing protein starvin isoform X1 — MSFYFRDKPKFGDKLRGRLGDELLQEIKQQFDEDSKSFFEPTGGGRSAARDPFERQTAFPRGFPFDDEGFGRRGDIRAHLDQLAARHPEFADHLLGPAWGDIPFHGSLRTRNRRDSGNGLNNNYQGYSDEDARSQASGSSAASGASAVSSHGEPEGSHNHREKSRDRPDTEHQQFAGRTQIPQYGFRNTVDIGQHRHNMDNPDKGNRGQRSMSAPPENRQQPYQCHHNCQQQQQPLQSQPQPPQPGQRYVSRIDITPQHNQPPQQQPQPQPQPQQPQHQPQPQQPQQPQQQKPASQQQGNVRHIPIFVEGRDEPVLPRNFDEQHFKREPSPTQFHTPPHFQRPSAFGQSPFARPHQWSPHFQDSFYPPETGYEQPPRRQQQTHSFQHPRQQQQQPQYEKQPQYENKPQPQQYEKQAQPQQQRQQYTQHPQQPPQQQQQQQQRQQDASPSRPKQVVPKDPLERVAMVQKEVDSLAEQVKAYTGNSRKDKQYMYLDEMLTRELIKLDDIETEGRENVRQARKNAIKTIQETIGLLESMAPLASQPATPQQTEKPIIATVVDQPESMEVDRKQEEQTNEPIPLPPGPSSPLNKMPEEAVEMCEEEKKEKTTIDAEQLSNPPIDSASVEPMDIAAPVVEKPEEKPTESTPMDVQEGSDGSNLEDKKPNEETVATEVPEQNASDQKKVENDSSSATLDVVPEKPSGESTTNVQPDVTAPEQKIEQQELASEKMEVKQSPKIPKKGKKTKKQTTVSASPVCDTPIPLPPPESTETKAK, encoded by the exons ATGTCTTTCTATTTTCGTGACAAGCCGAAATTCGGCGACAAACTGCGTGGCAGATTGGGGGACGAACTTCTGCAAGAGATCAAGCAACAATTCGACGAGGACAGCAAATCGTTCTTCGAGCCGACCGGTGGCGGCAGATCCGCAGCACGAGACCCATTCGAACGACAAACCGCTTTCCCAAGG GGATTCCCGTTCGACGACGAGGGCTTCGGTAGACGCGGCGACATCCGAGCTCACTTGGATCAGCTAGCTGCCCGTCACCCAGAATTCGCGGACCACTTGCTCGGCCCGGCCTGGGGCGACATACCTTTCCACGGTTCGCTTCGCACTCGAAACCGCCGTGACTCCGGGAACGGGCTGAACAACAATTACCAAGGGTACTCGGACGAAGACGCGAGGTCGCAGGCGAGTGGAAGCAGCGCTGCCAGCGGGGCCAGCGCGGTTAGCTCTCACGGTGAACCGGAAGGTAGCCATAACCATCGCGAGAAATCGCGAGACAGACCGGACACCGAGCACCAACAATTCGCTGGGAGAACCCAGATACCGCAGTACGGATTCCGCAACACCGTTGACATAGGACAGCATCGTCACAACATGGACAATCCGGACAAGGGGAATCGCGGGCAGCGGTCCATGTCCGCTCCGCCGGAAAACAGGCAACAACCTTATCAGTGCCATCACAATtgtcagcagcagcagcaaccacTACAATCGCAGCCACAGCCGCCGCAGCCAGGGCAAAGATACGTTTCAAGAATAGATATAACGCCCCAACACAATCAGCCTCCACAGCAACAACCTCAACCTCAGCCTCAGCCCCAGCAACCTCAACATCAGCCTCAGCCACAGCAACCTCAACAGCCACAACAACAAAAACCAGCGTCGCAGCAACAGGGCAACGTCAGACACATACCGATCTTTGTCGAAGGAAGGGACGAGCCTGTTTTGCCTAGAAACTTCGACGAGCAACATTTCAAACGAGAGCCTTCTCCCACACAGTTCCACACGCCTCCTCATTTCCAAAGACCGTCGGCGTTCGGACAGTCTCCTTTCGCGAGACCCCATCAGTGGTCCCCGCACTTTCAGGATTCGTTTTATCCGCCGGAAACTGGTTACGAGCAACCTCCGCGTAGACAACAACAGACCCACAGCTTCCAGCATCCccgacagcagcagcagcagccgcaGTATGAAAAGCAGCCACAGTATGAGAACAAGCCGCAGCCGCAGCAGTACGAAAAGCAAGCACAGCCGCAACAGCAGAGGCAGCAATATACTCAACATCCGCAACAACCGcctcaacaacaacagcagcaacaacaacgacaGCAAGATGCTTCTCCTTCAAGGCCGAAACAGGTCGTGCCAAAAGATCCTTTGGAGAGGGTAGCCATGGTTCAGAAGGAAGTCGATTCTCTCGCAGAGCAAGTGAAGGCATACACAGGCAACTCTAGAAAAGACAAGCAATACATGTACCTCGACGAGATGTTGACCAGAGAGCTGATCAAGCTCGACGACATCGAAACGGAGGGTAGGGAGAACGTGAGACAGGCGCGAAAAAATGCGATAAAGACCATACAGGAGACGATCGGTTTGCTGGAGTCCATGGCCCCACTCGCGTCGCAACCAGCGACGCCGCAACAAACGGAGAAACCGATAATCGCGACAGTTGTCGATCAGCCTGAATCCATGGAGGTGGATCGAAAACAAGAGGAGCAGACAAATGAACCAATCCCATTGCCCCCTGGACCTTCGTCACCGCTGAACAAGATGCCTGAAGAGGCGGTTGAGATGtgcgaggaggagaagaaggagaagactACCATCGACGCGGAACAGCTGTCGAATCCACCGATCGACAGCGCTTCCGTTGAGCCGATGGACATCGCCGCCCCTGTTGTAGAGAAACCCGAAGAAAAACCGACGGAATCCACTCCGATGGACGTGCAAGAGGGTTCGGATGGATCGAACCTCGAAGACAAGAAGCCGAATGAGGAAACGGTCGCGACGGAGGTTCCTGAACAGAACGCATCTGATCAGAAGAAAGTGGAAAACGATTCCAGCTCGGCGACGTTGGACGTTGTTCCAGAGAAACCGTCCGGTGAATCGACGACTAACGTACAGCCTGATGTCACTGCCCCCGAGCAGAAGATCGAGCAACAAGAGCTCGCGTCTGAGAAAATGGAAGTGAAACAGTCGCCAAAGATCCCCAAGAAGGgtaagaagacgaagaagcagACAACGGTTTCGGCTTCTCCAGTTTGCGATACACCGATACCATTGCCACCGCCGGAAAGTACGGAAACGAAAGCGAAATAG
- the Stv gene encoding BAG domain-containing protein starvin isoform X2 codes for MDSPVVLDKASEFGEPIDLDRPFPGFPFDDEGFGRRGDIRAHLDQLAARHPEFADHLLGPAWGDIPFHGSLRTRNRRDSGNGLNNNYQGYSDEDARSQASGSSAASGASAVSSHGEPEGSHNHREKSRDRPDTEHQQFAGRTQIPQYGFRNTVDIGQHRHNMDNPDKGNRGQRSMSAPPENRQQPYQCHHNCQQQQQPLQSQPQPPQPGQRYVSRIDITPQHNQPPQQQPQPQPQPQQPQHQPQPQQPQQPQQQKPASQQQGNVRHIPIFVEGRDEPVLPRNFDEQHFKREPSPTQFHTPPHFQRPSAFGQSPFARPHQWSPHFQDSFYPPETGYEQPPRRQQQTHSFQHPRQQQQQPQYEKQPQYENKPQPQQYEKQAQPQQQRQQYTQHPQQPPQQQQQQQQRQQDASPSRPKQVVPKDPLERVAMVQKEVDSLAEQVKAYTGNSRKDKQYMYLDEMLTRELIKLDDIETEGRENVRQARKNAIKTIQETIGLLESMAPLASQPATPQQTEKPIIATVVDQPESMEVDRKQEEQTNEPIPLPPGPSSPLNKMPEEAVEMCEEEKKEKTTIDAEQLSNPPIDSASVEPMDIAAPVVEKPEEKPTESTPMDVQEGSDGSNLEDKKPNEETVATEVPEQNASDQKKVENDSSSATLDVVPEKPSGESTTNVQPDVTAPEQKIEQQELASEKMEVKQSPKIPKKGKKTKKQTTVSASPVCDTPIPLPPPESTETKAK; via the exons ATGGACTCTCCAGTCGTCCTGGACAAAGCATCCGAATTCGGAGAACCGATCGATTTGGACCGGCCGTTCCCC GGATTCCCGTTCGACGACGAGGGCTTCGGTAGACGCGGCGACATCCGAGCTCACTTGGATCAGCTAGCTGCCCGTCACCCAGAATTCGCGGACCACTTGCTCGGCCCGGCCTGGGGCGACATACCTTTCCACGGTTCGCTTCGCACTCGAAACCGCCGTGACTCCGGGAACGGGCTGAACAACAATTACCAAGGGTACTCGGACGAAGACGCGAGGTCGCAGGCGAGTGGAAGCAGCGCTGCCAGCGGGGCCAGCGCGGTTAGCTCTCACGGTGAACCGGAAGGTAGCCATAACCATCGCGAGAAATCGCGAGACAGACCGGACACCGAGCACCAACAATTCGCTGGGAGAACCCAGATACCGCAGTACGGATTCCGCAACACCGTTGACATAGGACAGCATCGTCACAACATGGACAATCCGGACAAGGGGAATCGCGGGCAGCGGTCCATGTCCGCTCCGCCGGAAAACAGGCAACAACCTTATCAGTGCCATCACAATtgtcagcagcagcagcaaccacTACAATCGCAGCCACAGCCGCCGCAGCCAGGGCAAAGATACGTTTCAAGAATAGATATAACGCCCCAACACAATCAGCCTCCACAGCAACAACCTCAACCTCAGCCTCAGCCCCAGCAACCTCAACATCAGCCTCAGCCACAGCAACCTCAACAGCCACAACAACAAAAACCAGCGTCGCAGCAACAGGGCAACGTCAGACACATACCGATCTTTGTCGAAGGAAGGGACGAGCCTGTTTTGCCTAGAAACTTCGACGAGCAACATTTCAAACGAGAGCCTTCTCCCACACAGTTCCACACGCCTCCTCATTTCCAAAGACCGTCGGCGTTCGGACAGTCTCCTTTCGCGAGACCCCATCAGTGGTCCCCGCACTTTCAGGATTCGTTTTATCCGCCGGAAACTGGTTACGAGCAACCTCCGCGTAGACAACAACAGACCCACAGCTTCCAGCATCCccgacagcagcagcagcagccgcaGTATGAAAAGCAGCCACAGTATGAGAACAAGCCGCAGCCGCAGCAGTACGAAAAGCAAGCACAGCCGCAACAGCAGAGGCAGCAATATACTCAACATCCGCAACAACCGcctcaacaacaacagcagcaacaacaacgacaGCAAGATGCTTCTCCTTCAAGGCCGAAACAGGTCGTGCCAAAAGATCCTTTGGAGAGGGTAGCCATGGTTCAGAAGGAAGTCGATTCTCTCGCAGAGCAAGTGAAGGCATACACAGGCAACTCTAGAAAAGACAAGCAATACATGTACCTCGACGAGATGTTGACCAGAGAGCTGATCAAGCTCGACGACATCGAAACGGAGGGTAGGGAGAACGTGAGACAGGCGCGAAAAAATGCGATAAAGACCATACAGGAGACGATCGGTTTGCTGGAGTCCATGGCCCCACTCGCGTCGCAACCAGCGACGCCGCAACAAACGGAGAAACCGATAATCGCGACAGTTGTCGATCAGCCTGAATCCATGGAGGTGGATCGAAAACAAGAGGAGCAGACAAATGAACCAATCCCATTGCCCCCTGGACCTTCGTCACCGCTGAACAAGATGCCTGAAGAGGCGGTTGAGATGtgcgaggaggagaagaaggagaagactACCATCGACGCGGAACAGCTGTCGAATCCACCGATCGACAGCGCTTCCGTTGAGCCGATGGACATCGCCGCCCCTGTTGTAGAGAAACCCGAAGAAAAACCGACGGAATCCACTCCGATGGACGTGCAAGAGGGTTCGGATGGATCGAACCTCGAAGACAAGAAGCCGAATGAGGAAACGGTCGCGACGGAGGTTCCTGAACAGAACGCATCTGATCAGAAGAAAGTGGAAAACGATTCCAGCTCGGCGACGTTGGACGTTGTTCCAGAGAAACCGTCCGGTGAATCGACGACTAACGTACAGCCTGATGTCACTGCCCCCGAGCAGAAGATCGAGCAACAAGAGCTCGCGTCTGAGAAAATGGAAGTGAAACAGTCGCCAAAGATCCCCAAGAAGGgtaagaagacgaagaagcagACAACGGTTTCGGCTTCTCCAGTTTGCGATACACCGATACCATTGCCACCGCCGGAAAGTACGGAAACGAAAGCGAAATAG